From Nonlabens sp. Ci31, the proteins below share one genomic window:
- a CDS encoding GNAT family N-acetyltransferase produces the protein MASIQHKENDSRGLFYLKEGNKTIAELTYTLKDNVMTIDHTEVHSSQEGRGLGTQLVTESYHFAKEKGRKIHPLCPFAEVLFDKNDSWHKVRV, from the coding sequence ATGGCATCTATTCAACATAAAGAAAATGACTCTAGGGGTCTTTTCTACCTTAAAGAAGGCAATAAAACTATAGCAGAGTTGACCTATACTTTAAAAGATAACGTCATGACGATAGATCACACAGAAGTGCATTCTTCTCAAGAAGGAAGAGGCTTAGGAACTCAACTCGTAACAGAAAGCTACCATTTTGCTAAAGAAAAAGGACGTAAGATCCATCCGCTATGTCCGTTTGCTGAAGTTCTTTTTGACAAAAATGACAGTTGGCATAAGGTTAGAGTATGA
- a CDS encoding GNAT family N-acetyltransferase — translation MILETERLYLRPFQEKDAPFLFDLNSDEEVMRYTGDHAFEHLEAARKFAVDYVTNSQGQCALYHMGRKAVIRKADGVFLGWSGLKNHKEEDFVDIGYRFLKKYWGKGYATESGLEVLRHGFQDHGLNQLVAHVHELNYGSQVVAKKLGMHLEHRFLWDRREPARQYKITRETYLNNSN, via the coding sequence ATGATATTAGAAACAGAACGGCTGTATCTCAGACCTTTTCAAGAAAAAGACGCTCCTTTTCTTTTTGACCTCAATAGCGACGAAGAAGTGATGCGATACACTGGAGACCATGCTTTTGAACACCTAGAGGCTGCAAGAAAATTTGCAGTCGATTATGTTACAAATTCGCAAGGACAGTGTGCGTTGTATCATATGGGAAGAAAAGCCGTTATTAGAAAAGCAGATGGTGTATTTTTAGGCTGGTCGGGATTAAAAAATCATAAAGAAGAAGATTTTGTGGATATAGGTTACCGCTTCCTGAAGAAATACTGGGGAAAAGGCTATGCTACAGAGTCTGGGCTCGAAGTTTTAAGACACGGTTTTCAGGATCATGGCTTGAATCAATTAGTAGCTCATGTTCATGAACTGAATTACGGCTCGCAAGTGGTCGCAAAAAAACTAGGAATGCATCTGGAACATCGTTTTTTATGGGACCGCAGAGAACCTGCCAGACAATATAAAATCACTAGAGAAACCTATCTCAATAACTCCAATTAA
- a CDS encoding GNAT family N-acetyltransferase: protein MIDIQAVTARETFSVRRPVLRKGRPMEDCHFSGDELGTTFHLGAFEKDKIIGVTTCLMNKDVRLEKLREFKLHHCYQLRGMAVLETMQGKGVGKKLLKRAEQLLKEKDIKVIWFNARIAAVPFYEKMGYEVVSDLFVIPNVGDHFKMIKIL from the coding sequence ATGATTGACATACAAGCAGTAACCGCTAGAGAAACCTTTTCTGTAAGGCGTCCGGTTCTTAGAAAGGGAAGGCCTATGGAGGACTGCCATTTCTCTGGAGATGAATTAGGAACTACATTTCATCTAGGCGCTTTTGAGAAGGATAAAATAATAGGTGTCACCACTTGTTTAATGAATAAAGATGTGCGCCTTGAAAAACTTAGGGAATTTAAACTGCACCATTGCTATCAGCTAAGAGGCATGGCAGTTCTAGAAACGATGCAAGGAAAGGGAGTAGGAAAGAAATTGCTTAAAAGAGCAGAACAATTACTCAAAGAGAAAGACATTAAAGTGATATGGTTCAATGCACGTATTGCAGCAGTGCCATTTTATGAAAAAATGGGTTATGAAGTTGTGAGCGACTTATTTGTCATTCCTAACGTAGGAGATCACTTTAAAATGATAAAAATATTATGA
- a CDS encoding M15 family metallopeptidase, translating into MMRFIGIMMLFTLTITPQIDQKELTGQSANPKNLLEKETQVAFDLMKTAAAKEGIQLRVVSGYRSFSRQTQIWNRKYKKYESQGLEPDAIFDKIVEYSTVPGTSRHHWGTDIDIIDTNATYSGDVLVPSKFHGTGPFCKLKDWMEQHSPEYDFELVYTMNHNRTGFKYEPWHYSYIPLSRKRYNDYLNTIDLVTFLRSENIMGMDKISEERINRYLEEHIKGIHPKLKE; encoded by the coding sequence ATGATGCGATTCATTGGAATAATGATGCTTTTTACATTAACGATTACCCCACAAATAGATCAAAAAGAACTCACTGGGCAAAGTGCCAACCCTAAAAATCTATTAGAAAAGGAAACACAAGTTGCTTTTGATCTTATGAAAACAGCAGCGGCAAAAGAAGGTATTCAACTGAGGGTAGTTTCTGGTTACCGGAGTTTTAGCAGACAGACACAAATCTGGAATCGCAAGTATAAAAAATACGAGTCACAAGGCCTTGAGCCGGATGCCATTTTTGATAAAATTGTAGAATACAGCACGGTACCAGGAACCTCGAGACATCATTGGGGAACGGATATCGATATTATTGATACGAATGCCACCTACTCTGGAGACGTTTTAGTACCGTCTAAATTTCATGGTACTGGCCCTTTTTGCAAGCTCAAAGACTGGATGGAACAGCACAGTCCTGAATATGATTTTGAACTCGTTTACACCATGAATCACAACCGCACTGGTTTTAAATATGAGCCGTGGCATTATAGCTATATTCCGCTTTCGCGAAAGCGGTATAACGACTATTTAAATACCATAGATTTAGTTACTTTCCTTAGATCAGAAAATATCATGGGAATGGATAAGATAAGTGAAGAACGCATCAATCGCTATCTGGAAGAGCATATCAAAGGCATACACCCAAAATTAAAGGAGTGA
- a CDS encoding mevalonate kinase, with translation MKGPLFYSKILLFGEYGIIKDSKGLSIPYNFYNGALKISDELTDASAQSNKNLDRLATHIESLQESDKDFPQFDILSLRADVNAGMYFDSSIPQGYGVGSSGALVAAIYDKYAIDKITVLENLTREKLLILKDVFGKIESFFHGKSSGLDPLNSYLSLPILINSQQDIEPAGIPSQLATGKGAVFLLDSGIVGETAPMVNIFMENMKQEGFRSMLKDKFVKYTDMCVEDFLSGDVKALFGNVKKLSHVVLDNFKPMIPAQFHDLWKKGLDSGDYYLKLCGSGGGGYILGFTEDLEKAKKTLEDYKLEVVYSF, from the coding sequence ATGAAAGGACCCTTATTTTATTCTAAGATTCTACTCTTTGGTGAGTACGGTATTATCAAAGATTCTAAAGGTCTTTCTATTCCTTATAATTTTTATAATGGAGCCCTTAAAATCAGCGATGAATTAACTGATGCTTCCGCACAGTCTAATAAGAATTTAGACCGTCTGGCGACTCATATAGAGTCACTTCAAGAGTCGGACAAAGATTTTCCTCAGTTTGATATTTTAAGTCTCAGAGCCGATGTGAATGCAGGAATGTATTTTGATTCTAGTATCCCACAAGGGTATGGAGTAGGCAGTAGTGGTGCTTTAGTTGCTGCTATTTATGACAAATATGCTATTGATAAAATTACGGTTCTAGAAAATCTAACTAGAGAAAAATTACTGATCTTAAAAGATGTTTTTGGAAAAATAGAGAGTTTCTTTCATGGAAAAAGCTCTGGCTTAGATCCATTAAACTCTTATTTAAGTTTGCCTATTTTAATTAATTCGCAACAAGATATAGAACCAGCAGGAATTCCATCGCAGTTAGCGACAGGAAAAGGAGCTGTTTTTCTATTGGATTCTGGTATAGTAGGAGAGACCGCGCCAATGGTGAATATTTTCATGGAGAATATGAAGCAAGAAGGTTTCAGATCTATGTTGAAGGATAAGTTTGTGAAATATACAGATATGTGTGTGGAAGATTTCTTGAGCGGTGATGTAAAAGCACTGTTTGGTAACGTGAAGAAACTTTCTCATGTAGTATTAGATAACTTTAAACCTATGATACCTGCTCAGTTCCATGATTTATGGAAGAAAGGACTTGATAGTGGTGATTATTACTTAAAACTTTGTGGTTCTGGTGGTGGTGGTTATATTTTAGGTTTTACAGAAGACCTAGAAAAAGCAAAAAAAACCCTTGAAGATTATAAACTAGAAGTGGTGTATTCATTTTAG
- a CDS encoding diphosphomevalonate/mevalonate 3,5-bisphosphate decarboxylase family protein, producing the protein MEEHFKLKDQVELKETLAAKWQAPSNIALVKYWGKHGMQLPANPSISFTLHACRTITSVKATKGKPGFSISYDGIAKPEFAPKIKAYLERIVDYCPWTANYYFDIDTHNTFPHSSGIASSASSMAALSACMMDFESELTATPLDYHKMSFLARLGSGSACRSLQGAAVLWGEHKDTSGSSNFYGVDKSELLHPVFQDFQDTILLVDKGEKVVSSTVGHDLMNGHAFAEARFEQAQENLTILKKALQEGDLDMFIKITESEALTLHAMMMTSHPYFILMKPQTLSIIEEIWAFRKQTQIPVCFTLDAGANVHMLYPSEHKTAVDELINNKLTRYCQNSHYICDQIGTGAKKC; encoded by the coding sequence TTGGAAGAGCATTTTAAACTTAAAGATCAGGTAGAATTAAAGGAAACGCTAGCTGCAAAATGGCAAGCGCCTTCTAATATTGCTTTGGTAAAATATTGGGGAAAGCACGGTATGCAACTACCGGCAAATCCATCTATAAGTTTTACGCTCCACGCTTGTCGTACCATTACTAGTGTAAAAGCAACCAAGGGGAAACCGGGTTTTAGCATCAGTTATGACGGGATTGCAAAACCTGAATTTGCGCCTAAGATCAAAGCTTATTTGGAGCGTATTGTTGACTATTGTCCATGGACAGCTAATTATTATTTTGATATCGATACGCACAATACATTCCCGCATAGCTCTGGAATAGCGAGTAGTGCGAGTAGTATGGCTGCTTTAAGCGCTTGTATGATGGACTTTGAAAGTGAACTTACTGCTACCCCGCTGGATTATCATAAAATGTCATTTTTAGCTCGTCTAGGCTCTGGAAGTGCTTGTCGCAGTCTTCAAGGAGCAGCTGTTTTATGGGGGGAGCATAAAGACACTTCAGGTAGTTCTAATTTTTACGGAGTGGATAAAAGTGAGTTGTTGCATCCGGTTTTTCAAGATTTTCAGGACACTATATTATTGGTTGATAAAGGGGAAAAAGTAGTCAGCTCTACGGTAGGTCATGATTTGATGAATGGTCACGCTTTCGCAGAAGCGAGATTTGAACAAGCCCAAGAGAATTTGACTATTTTAAAGAAAGCATTACAAGAAGGTGATTTAGACATGTTTATCAAGATCACTGAAAGTGAGGCACTGACCTTACATGCCATGATGATGACCTCGCATCCTTATTTTATATTGATGAAACCGCAAACGCTGTCGATCATTGAAGAAATTTGGGCTTTTAGAAAACAGACACAAATACCCGTATGTTTTACACTGGACGCAGGAGCAAATGTGCATATGCTATATCCTAGCGAGCACAAAACCGCGGTCGATGAACTGATTAACAACAAATTGACGCGCTATTGTCAAAACTCTCACTATATTTGTGATCAAATCGGTACAGGTGCAAAAAAGTGCTAA
- a CDS encoding ABC transporter permease, whose product MLIYLRVLKESFFFAINALRTNLLRTFLSLLGVTIGIFSIIGVLAAIDSLENEVTDGLSSLDISTIYVTSKSFGPTELEPYQYESFPKVTYDEFQMLQRSMEDIDVMTYTVFSGPENIKFENKTATGVSVVPGTDSYYDIDNLKLAEGRFFNGAESNNGSPVTVLGSEVATSLFGNTDPIGKRVRLYGNKFTVIGVLEKVGQGFNIGPSKDGSAYVPVSFVRKIYGDNNKFRLPAIILKPKKGIDVEEFNAVLEQKLRVYRGLRQDEISNFFINPIRGLADLIDQVTSVLTLIGIIISGFSMLVGGFGIANIMFVSVKERTNLIGIQKSLGAKRRFILSQFLFESIILALFGGLFGLLFVWIATLIANTFVEDFTFILSSSNILLGTSVSAIIGLVAGIIPAIIAARLDPVEAIRTGM is encoded by the coding sequence ATGCTCATTTATCTTAGAGTTTTAAAGGAAAGTTTCTTTTTTGCCATTAATGCGTTACGCACCAATTTGCTTCGTACCTTTCTGTCACTTCTAGGTGTTACCATAGGTATTTTTTCCATCATTGGTGTTCTTGCGGCAATTGATTCTTTAGAAAACGAGGTGACCGATGGACTCAGTTCTTTAGATATTTCTACTATTTATGTAACGAGTAAGTCTTTTGGCCCAACAGAATTAGAACCTTATCAATACGAGAGTTTTCCTAAAGTCACTTATGACGAATTCCAGATGCTACAACGCAGTATGGAAGACATAGATGTCATGACCTACACTGTTTTTTCTGGTCCAGAAAATATAAAATTTGAGAATAAAACTGCGACCGGAGTGAGTGTCGTACCAGGTACAGACAGTTATTACGACATTGATAATTTAAAATTAGCGGAAGGTCGTTTTTTTAATGGCGCCGAATCTAACAACGGCAGCCCAGTAACTGTATTGGGTAGCGAGGTGGCAACAAGCCTTTTTGGAAACACAGACCCTATAGGAAAAAGGGTACGGCTATACGGAAATAAATTTACCGTTATAGGAGTCTTAGAAAAAGTAGGTCAAGGATTTAATATAGGACCGTCTAAAGACGGCAGTGCTTACGTGCCCGTTAGCTTTGTTAGGAAAATTTATGGAGACAACAACAAGTTCAGGTTGCCCGCAATTATATTAAAACCTAAAAAAGGAATTGACGTAGAAGAGTTTAACGCCGTCTTAGAGCAAAAATTAAGAGTTTACCGAGGTTTAAGACAAGATGAAATATCAAACTTTTTTATAAACCCAATCAGGGGACTGGCTGATTTGATTGATCAAGTGACTTCTGTATTAACCCTTATAGGAATTATCATTTCTGGTTTCTCGATGCTGGTAGGTGGTTTTGGGATAGCAAACATCATGTTTGTAAGTGTTAAGGAACGTACTAATTTAATAGGGATTCAAAAATCTTTAGGTGCAAAAAGACGATTTATCCTTTCTCAATTTTTATTTGAATCTATCATACTTGCTTTATTTGGAGGATTATTTGGACTGCTCTTTGTCTGGATAGCCACTTTAATTGCAAATACCTTCGTAGAAGATTTTACCTTTATTTTATCCTCTTCAAACATCCTACTAGGAACAAGCGTGAGTGCGATAATAGGACTTGTTGCAGGGATCATTCCTGCTATTATAGCCGCAAGACTCGATCCTGTAGAAGCCATAAGGACTGGAATGTAG
- a CDS encoding pseudouridine synthase, protein MGRGNEGSKGKGSGRRDGKSAGASKNNNRRDEKSFDNKGKSPSRDKDSDDRPTTRGGKNQVVGTSRSGKPVTKKEYIDRKKSESFTKRKTDKAGTRLNKYIANSGLCSRRDADIYIQAGSVSVNGKPVIEMGYQVMPGDEVRFDDRPIQPTKKEYFILNKPKGFNSPRKGEGSTRTVLDLMENASPNSLHFVGRLGRASLGIMLFTSDLELANKLNNPKQKLRKIYQVALDRSFKHDDLMKLRNGILLDREEVEIKEISYVENGKNNEVGIEIHSGKDNIVQRVFESVGYEIKVLDRVVLGGLTKKDLPRGHYRRLTDQEVINLKMIP, encoded by the coding sequence ATGGGTAGAGGTAACGAAGGATCAAAAGGTAAAGGTAGCGGTCGCCGTGATGGCAAAAGCGCTGGTGCTTCAAAAAACAATAACAGACGCGATGAAAAATCATTTGACAACAAAGGGAAATCTCCTTCTCGCGACAAAGATTCTGATGACCGTCCTACTACTCGTGGTGGTAAAAATCAGGTAGTTGGAACTTCTCGTTCTGGTAAGCCTGTTACCAAAAAAGAATATATAGACCGTAAAAAGTCTGAAAGCTTTACCAAAAGAAAAACAGACAAAGCAGGTACAAGGCTTAACAAGTATATCGCAAACTCTGGTCTTTGTAGCCGTCGCGATGCAGACATCTATATCCAAGCGGGTAGCGTAAGTGTCAACGGCAAACCTGTTATAGAAATGGGATATCAAGTAATGCCTGGAGATGAAGTGCGTTTTGACGACAGACCTATACAGCCTACTAAAAAAGAATATTTTATTCTTAATAAGCCCAAAGGATTTAATTCTCCGCGCAAAGGAGAAGGTTCTACAAGAACTGTCCTAGATCTTATGGAAAATGCCAGTCCTAATAGCCTGCATTTTGTGGGGCGCTTAGGAAGGGCATCCCTAGGGATCATGTTGTTTACTAGTGATCTTGAACTAGCCAACAAACTGAATAACCCGAAACAAAAATTACGGAAAATCTACCAAGTTGCATTAGATCGCAGCTTTAAACACGACGATTTAATGAAATTGCGTAATGGTATTTTACTGGATCGTGAAGAAGTAGAGATTAAAGAGATCAGCTACGTTGAGAACGGTAAAAATAATGAGGTAGGAATTGAAATCCACAGTGGTAAGGATAACATCGTGCAACGTGTATTTGAATCTGTAGGATATGAAATTAAAGTTCTTGATAGAGTGGTATTAGGCGGACTAACTAAAAAAGATTTGCCCCGAGGTCATTACCGCAGACTGACTGATCAAGAGGTGATTAATCTGAAAATGATTCCATAA
- a CDS encoding arginine decarboxylase, with protein sequence MNTKYIDLIDQTYYFPTEEFELQDGQLQFHGIDLMALVEQYGAPLKFTYLPKISDNINRAKGWFDSAFAKADYKAKYHYCYCTKSSHFKHVLDEALSNDIHIETSSAFDINIVNKLRAEGKIQKDTFVICNGFKRDQYIQNIAELIDSGQNCIPIIDNYEELTLLTDATKKKFHCGIRIASEEEPKFEFYTSRLGIGYKNILNFYKTQIESNDQVQLKMLHFFINTGIRDNAYYWNELHKCLKVYISLKKICPSLDSLNIGGGFPIKNSLVFDFDYEYIIDEIVAQIKQVCDEAGIDVPHIFTEFGSFTVGESGGAIYKVLYQKQQNDREKWNMINSSFITTLPDSWAINKRFIMLALNRWSEEYERVLLGGLTCDSDDYYNSEQNVNAIYLPKYHKDKPLYIGFFNTGAYQESIGGFGGIQHCLIPAPKHILIDRDGDGKIQTRVFKEQQTSEQMLDILGY encoded by the coding sequence TTGAATACAAAATACATAGATCTCATCGATCAGACTTATTACTTCCCAACGGAAGAATTTGAGCTGCAAGATGGGCAGCTACAGTTCCACGGTATAGACCTTATGGCTCTCGTAGAACAATATGGTGCGCCCTTAAAATTCACTTATTTACCTAAAATTTCCGATAATATAAATCGAGCAAAGGGCTGGTTTGATTCCGCTTTCGCGAAAGCGGACTACAAAGCAAAATACCATTACTGCTATTGCACTAAAAGCTCGCATTTTAAGCATGTGCTGGATGAAGCCTTATCCAATGATATTCACATTGAAACTTCTAGTGCTTTTGATATCAATATCGTTAACAAGCTAAGAGCAGAAGGTAAAATCCAAAAGGACACTTTTGTCATTTGTAATGGTTTTAAACGAGACCAGTACATTCAAAACATAGCAGAGTTAATTGACTCTGGACAGAATTGTATTCCTATCATAGATAACTATGAAGAATTAACTTTGTTGACAGATGCCACAAAGAAAAAGTTCCATTGTGGGATACGTATCGCGAGTGAAGAAGAACCTAAATTTGAATTCTATACCAGCAGGCTGGGAATAGGTTATAAGAATATTCTTAATTTCTATAAAACTCAAATTGAATCTAACGATCAAGTACAACTCAAAATGTTGCACTTCTTTATCAATACAGGTATAAGGGATAATGCGTATTACTGGAATGAATTACACAAATGCCTTAAGGTGTACATCAGCCTTAAAAAGATATGTCCTTCTCTGGACAGTTTAAACATAGGTGGCGGTTTCCCTATCAAAAACTCTTTAGTTTTTGATTTTGACTACGAGTATATCATCGATGAAATCGTAGCTCAAATCAAACAGGTTTGCGATGAAGCTGGTATTGATGTACCTCATATTTTTACAGAATTTGGCTCTTTCACCGTTGGAGAAAGCGGCGGTGCTATTTACAAAGTCTTGTACCAAAAACAACAAAATGATCGGGAGAAATGGAACATGATCAACAGTTCTTTTATCACCACTTTACCAGATTCATGGGCGATTAATAAGCGTTTTATCATGCTAGCGCTCAACCGCTGGAGTGAGGAATACGAGCGGGTTTTATTAGGCGGATTAACTTGTGATAGTGACGATTACTACAACAGTGAACAAAACGTAAACGCCATTTACTTGCCTAAGTACCATAAAGATAAACCTTTATATATAGGATTTTTCAATACAGGAGCTTATCAAGAAAGTATAGGTGGTTTTGGAGGTATACAGCACTGCCTGATCCCAGCACCAAAGCATATTTTGATCGACCGGGACGGAGATGGAAAAATTCAAACCCGTGTTTTTAAAGAACAACAAACCTCAGAACAAATGCTGGATATTTTAGGATACTAG
- the speB gene encoding agmatinase: MSNSNYAGIPDEYAGLDNASIVLIPVPYDGTSTWQKGADKGPKAFLEASANMELYDIETDTEVYHHGVFLAEAVTENSSPEAMVAAVHATTKKYIKKNKFVTLFGGEHSISIGSIRAFNEMYEHLSILQIDAHADLRKEYEGSTCNHACALYEASQTANLVQVGIRSMDSIEVGVNDDEKVFYGHEMIQDDYWSEKATEALTENVFITIDLDAFDPSICPSTGTPEPGGMFWYEMLDFLKMVFAEKNVVGFDIVELCPNPAEKSSDFLAAKLYYKMLSYKFKDIALAGEDGYDSNNTFAKSGLKKMKNIED, translated from the coding sequence ATGAGCAATTCAAACTATGCAGGAATCCCAGATGAATATGCTGGATTAGATAATGCATCTATTGTTTTAATTCCAGTCCCTTACGATGGTACCAGTACCTGGCAAAAAGGAGCCGATAAAGGTCCTAAAGCTTTTCTAGAAGCCAGCGCCAATATGGAATTATATGATATTGAAACAGATACAGAAGTCTATCATCACGGCGTTTTTCTAGCAGAGGCTGTTACAGAAAATAGCTCTCCAGAAGCTATGGTAGCTGCTGTTCATGCCACCACCAAAAAGTACATCAAAAAAAATAAATTTGTTACCCTTTTCGGTGGAGAGCACTCCATTTCCATAGGAAGTATCCGTGCATTTAATGAAATGTATGAGCATCTGAGCATCCTTCAAATTGATGCTCATGCAGACTTGAGAAAAGAATACGAAGGCAGTACTTGTAATCACGCTTGCGCTTTGTATGAAGCAAGTCAAACGGCTAATTTGGTTCAAGTAGGAATTAGATCTATGGACAGTATAGAAGTAGGCGTTAATGATGATGAGAAAGTTTTCTACGGTCACGAGATGATTCAAGACGACTACTGGTCAGAAAAAGCTACAGAGGCACTTACCGAGAACGTTTTTATCACCATCGATCTAGACGCATTTGACCCGTCCATATGTCCATCTACTGGAACACCAGAACCTGGTGGAATGTTTTGGTACGAAATGCTTGATTTCTTGAAAATGGTCTTTGCAGAGAAGAACGTCGTAGGATTTGATATTGTAGAATTATGCCCTAATCCAGCTGAGAAATCGTCTGACTTTCTTGCAGCAAAATTGTATTATAAAATGTTGAGTTATAAATTTAAAGACATCGCTCTAGCAGGAGAAGATGGTTATGATTCTAACAATACTTTTGCAAAATCAGGATTGAAAAAAATGAAAAATATAGAAGATTAA
- a CDS encoding deoxyhypusine synthase family protein, which yields MGKPITDFIEKYFLHFNSAALVDAAKGYEAQLNQGSKMLVSLAGAMSTAEIGKIFGEMIRQDKVHIISCTGANLEEDLMNLVAHSHYKRVPNYRDLTPQDEWDLLEKGLNRVTDTCIPEQEAFRRLQEHIVKIWKDAEANGERYFPHEYMYKLLLSGVLEQYYEIPIENSWMYAAAKANLPIVVPGWEDSTMGNIFASYVLKGELKASTVKSGIEYMTFLADWYTDNSQKGIGFFQIGGGIAGDFPICVVPMLYQDMERTDTPFWSYFCQISDSTTSYGSYSGAVPNEKITWGKLDQDTPKFIVESDATIVAPLIFAYLLDM from the coding sequence ATGGGAAAACCGATAACAGATTTTATAGAAAAATACTTTTTACACTTTAACAGTGCTGCGCTCGTAGATGCTGCCAAAGGTTATGAAGCACAACTCAACCAAGGTTCAAAAATGCTCGTTTCTCTCGCTGGAGCAATGAGTACAGCCGAAATTGGTAAGATTTTTGGCGAGATGATACGTCAAGATAAAGTACATATCATTTCTTGTACTGGAGCCAACCTTGAAGAAGACTTGATGAATCTTGTAGCGCACAGTCACTATAAAAGAGTTCCTAACTATCGCGATTTAACTCCGCAAGATGAGTGGGATTTACTAGAAAAAGGACTCAATCGAGTTACAGACACCTGCATACCAGAACAAGAAGCTTTTAGAAGGTTACAAGAGCATATCGTTAAGATATGGAAAGATGCAGAAGCAAATGGGGAACGTTATTTCCCACACGAATACATGTATAAACTATTACTTAGCGGTGTTCTAGAACAGTACTATGAAATCCCTATAGAGAACTCATGGATGTATGCAGCTGCCAAAGCCAATCTGCCTATTGTTGTTCCAGGGTGGGAAGACAGTACTATGGGTAATATTTTTGCCAGCTACGTGCTCAAGGGAGAACTAAAAGCCAGTACCGTAAAAAGCGGTATTGAATACATGACTTTCCTAGCAGACTGGTATACAGACAACTCTCAAAAAGGGATAGGTTTCTTCCAGATAGGTGGAGGAATTGCAGGGGATTTCCCTATTTGTGTAGTGCCTATGTTGTATCAAGATATGGAGCGCACCGACACACCATTTTGGAGTTACTTTTGTCAGATCTCAGATTCAACCACCAGTTATGGAAGTTATTCTGGAGCAGTTCCCAATGAAAAAATCACCTGGGGAAAACTCGACCAAGACACCCCTAAGTTCATTGTAGAAAGCGACGCTACTATTGTAGCACCGTTAATTTTTGCCTACTTACTAGACATGTAA